The proteins below are encoded in one region of Lepisosteus oculatus isolate fLepOcu1 chromosome 10, fLepOcu1.hap2, whole genome shotgun sequence:
- the LOC102699097 gene encoding probable 2-ketogluconate reductase yields MEKPYILATAPGHADGIHKRFETIVEKHFTLVSTGEFTKSRERFADKIQAVFMWNALPEIDRDLLRSLPNLKVVVNGGVGVDHLDIPLINSFGVKVTNTPHIVDNATADLGMALMLASARKLIEGYRFSLYHETKHLPEVALGIDVSGATLGIIGMGRIGYKVAQRAHGFEMKILYHNRSRRKVEEERAVEAHYCEKMDELLQKSDFVMLVVNLSPQTHKLIGARELSLMKPTSTLINISRGLVVDQDALVDALQKGVIGAAALDVTYPEPLPRDHPLLGLENVIVLPHMGTHTFETTQKMVERMVTNALAVLSGNSAPDEMQS; encoded by the exons ATGGAAAAGCCTTACATCTTAGCCACTGCTCCTGGTCATGCTGATGGGATCCATAAGCGCTTTGAAACCATTGTGGAGAAGCACTTCACCCTCGTCTCCACTGGCGAGTTCACCAAGAGCAGAGAGCGCTTTGCAGACAAGATCCAAGCAGTGTTCATGTGGAATGCTCTACCTGAGATCGACAGGGATCTCCTGCGCTCCCTACCTAACCTGAAGGTGGTGGTCAATGGAGGGGTAGGGGTTGACCATCTTGACATCCCTCTCATCAACAGCTTTGGGGTAAAAGTGACCAACACCCCACATATTGTTGATAATGCTACTGCGGACTTAGGCATGGCCTTGATGCTGGCATCAGCCCGCAAGCTTATAGAGG GTTACAGATTTTCTCTTTACCACGAGACAAAGCACCTCCCAGAAGTTGCCCTCGGCATCGATGTTAGCGGTGCTACTCTCGGCATCATCGGAATGGGCAGGATTGGATATAAGGTTGCTCAAAGAGCTCacggatttgaaatgaaaatcttATATCACAACCGCAGTCGGAG GAAAGTAGAGGAGGAGAGAGCTGTGGAAGCGCATTACTGTGAGAAGATGGACGAGCTGCTGCAAAAGTCTGATTTTGTCATGCTAGTGGTAAACCTGtcaccacagacacacaaattGATAGGGGCCAGGGAGCTGAGCCTGATGAAGCCCACCAGCACACTCATCAACATCAGCAGAG GCTTGGTGGTGGACCAGGATGCCCTGGTAGATGCGCTTCAGAAAGGAGTGATTGGAGCTGCAGCTCTGGATGTCACTTACCCTGAACCTCTGCCAAG AGATCACCCCTTGCTCGGGCTTGAGAATGTCATTGTGCTGCCGCACATGGGAACCCATACTTTTGAGACAACCCAGAAGATGGTGGAGAGAATGGTCACTAATGCCCTGGCTGTCCTCAGCGGAAACTCAGCCCCTGATGAGATGCAGTCATAA